The following proteins are co-located in the Sporolactobacillus pectinivorans genome:
- a CDS encoding NAD(P)-dependent oxidoreductase — protein sequence MEEKVIGFIGTGVMGKGMIRNLMKAGYALQVYNRTKSKAGELVAEGAAWKESPAAAAEGADVVITMVGYPKDVESVYFDNGILDHAPKGAYLIDMTTSSPQLAEKISAAAEEKGLHALDAPVSGGDVGAENGTLSIMIGGKKEDAETLAAVFQTIGKKIVYQGKAGSGQHTKMANQIAIASNMIGVAEALAYARHAGLDTDKVMESIETGAAGSWSLTNLGRRMLKGDFEPGFYIKHLIKDERIALESARTMGLETPGLSLSKKIYDELADAGEENSGTQAIYKKYQQD from the coding sequence ATGGAAGAAAAAGTAATCGGTTTTATCGGAACAGGTGTTATGGGCAAAGGCATGATCCGCAATTTAATGAAGGCGGGCTACGCTCTCCAGGTCTATAACCGGACCAAAAGCAAAGCAGGTGAGCTGGTGGCTGAAGGTGCGGCCTGGAAAGAAAGTCCGGCAGCCGCTGCGGAAGGCGCGGACGTGGTCATCACCATGGTCGGTTACCCGAAAGATGTCGAATCCGTTTACTTTGATAATGGGATTCTGGATCATGCACCGAAGGGAGCGTATCTCATTGATATGACCACCTCTTCACCTCAGCTTGCGGAGAAAATCAGTGCTGCTGCCGAAGAAAAGGGGCTCCATGCCCTCGACGCGCCAGTTTCCGGCGGTGACGTCGGCGCGGAGAACGGCACGCTGTCGATCATGATCGGTGGCAAGAAGGAAGATGCCGAGACGCTGGCCGCTGTCTTCCAGACAATAGGAAAAAAGATTGTCTATCAGGGCAAGGCGGGATCCGGTCAGCATACGAAAATGGCGAACCAGATTGCGATCGCTTCAAACATGATTGGCGTCGCTGAAGCGCTGGCTTATGCAAGACACGCGGGTCTTGACACGGACAAAGTGATGGAAAGTATTGAAACCGGTGCGGCCGGAAGCTGGTCGTTGACCAATCTTGGCCGGCGGATGCTGAAAGGTGATTTTGAGCCGGGTTTTTATATTAAGCATCTGATTAAGGATGAACGGATCGCACTTGAATCGGCCAGGACCATGGGGCTTGAAACGCCGGGACTGTCATTGTCCAAGAAAATATACGATGAATTGGCTGATGCGGGTGAAGAAAACAGCGGAACACAGGCTATTTATAAAAAATATCAGCAGGATTAA
- a CDS encoding DUF423 domain-containing protein — protein sequence MKFFIAVGAILAFLSVAFGAFGAHALKERLGEHYLSIYQTGVQYQMFHSVGLILIGLLALTAFQGSVGLLHWAGWLMIAGIVFFSGSLYALSISRIDFLGIITPFGGVAFLLSWILVAAAVIKG from the coding sequence ATGAAATTTTTTATTGCTGTAGGCGCTATTCTTGCTTTTCTTTCCGTCGCATTCGGTGCATTTGGCGCACACGCCCTCAAGGAACGTCTCGGTGAACATTATTTATCTATTTACCAGACAGGTGTCCAGTATCAGATGTTCCATAGCGTGGGGCTGATTTTGATCGGTCTTTTGGCGTTAACGGCTTTCCAGGGCTCAGTCGGACTCCTTCACTGGGCAGGCTGGCTGATGATTGCCGGCATCGTCTTTTTTTCCGGAAGCCTTTATGCACTAAGTATCAGCAGAATCGATTTTCTGGGAATCATTACACCATTCGGCGGGGTTGCCTTCCTGCTCAGTTGGATTCTTGTCGCAGCGGCAGTGATCAAAGGTTGA
- a CDS encoding LysR family transcriptional regulator → MSLIKYQVLVKVDEVKSFTKAADQLGLTQSAVSHAVAGLEEEFGFRLISRHRSGISLTREGMQLLPSIQRIVRSDEKLHQEAASILGVTGGSLCIGVFTSVSRHLLPQIIQVMDKKCPELQIRLTEGNYEEIEEQVISGKLDCGFVNKYHSDQLTVTPLIRDRILCIVSPKSVLYNQTCISFSQMEQEPFIMPAFGGYHEVKRILAENGVHPKIRFELMEENAILAMVSHHLGISILPELVIPGNITPLKAIPLEKDSYRTIGLATSTHPSPAAKQFVAIAKQVIGNGVS, encoded by the coding sequence ATGAGCCTGATAAAATATCAAGTCCTTGTCAAAGTAGATGAAGTGAAAAGTTTTACAAAGGCGGCCGATCAGCTCGGTCTGACGCAATCTGCAGTCAGCCATGCAGTAGCCGGCCTTGAAGAAGAATTTGGTTTCCGGTTGATTAGCAGGCATCGTTCCGGGATCAGTCTGACCCGGGAAGGTATGCAGCTTCTTCCATCCATCCAGCGCATCGTGCGGTCTGATGAAAAACTTCATCAGGAAGCCGCATCGATTCTCGGTGTGACTGGAGGGTCGCTCTGCATTGGAGTATTTACCAGCGTATCCCGGCACCTGCTGCCGCAGATTATCCAGGTGATGGATAAAAAGTGTCCGGAATTACAAATCCGGCTGACGGAAGGAAATTATGAGGAAATTGAAGAACAGGTCATCAGCGGTAAACTGGACTGCGGCTTTGTCAATAAATATCATTCTGATCAATTGACGGTGACGCCGCTGATCAGAGACCGGATTCTCTGCATTGTATCTCCGAAAAGTGTGCTGTACAATCAGACCTGCATCTCATTCAGCCAGATGGAGCAAGAGCCGTTTATTATGCCGGCATTCGGCGGCTACCATGAGGTCAAGCGGATTCTGGCCGAGAACGGCGTTCATCCCAAAATCCGCTTTGAATTGATGGAGGAAAATGCTATTTTGGCAATGGTCTCCCATCACCTCGGCATCAGCATTCTACCAGAGCTGGTCATTCCAGGAAACATCACACCGCTGAAAGCCATTCCCCTCGAAAAGGACAGTTATCGGACGATCGGGCTTGCTACCTCCACCCATCCATCACCCGCTGCGAAACAGTTTGTTGCCATCGCGAAGCAAGTGATCGGAAACGGTGTATCGTAA
- a CDS encoding DMT family transporter: MGHQKADLMLIAVTVFWGSSYLFMKTGLETLGIFNLTALRFLVAFVITAVLFGRRLRHTDKRTLFYALILGVVLLAVFASIMAGMKTTPASKAGFLVSLTVVFVPLLNSLLFRFKPELKMIVGVALSLIGIGLLTWNGRLAPESGDLYCVLGALANAVYIILADRFTKRVNSVALSIWQMGFTGILALLISMIIEVPRIPDTMGSWISVLGLGILCSAAGYMMQTVAQKYTTSTHAGLIFTLEPVFAALFAYIFTGETLSMRGYAGAGLVLISIIIMEINFRKISVSYFFPSKSILRFMKITHFLKKFRDRKIVR; this comes from the coding sequence ATGGGCCATCAAAAGGCAGATTTAATGCTGATTGCAGTCACAGTATTCTGGGGTTCGTCTTATTTGTTTATGAAAACCGGACTTGAAACATTGGGGATTTTTAATTTGACTGCACTTCGATTTTTGGTTGCATTTGTGATCACTGCCGTTCTTTTTGGCCGGAGACTGCGTCACACAGACAAAAGGACCCTTTTTTATGCACTGATTCTGGGCGTGGTTCTTCTCGCAGTTTTTGCGTCAATCATGGCCGGCATGAAAACAACGCCCGCCTCAAAAGCCGGATTTCTCGTCAGCCTGACTGTCGTTTTTGTGCCGTTGTTGAATTCACTCTTATTTCGGTTTAAACCTGAACTGAAAATGATCGTCGGAGTGGCTCTTTCTTTGATCGGCATTGGTCTTCTCACCTGGAATGGCCGGTTGGCTCCCGAATCAGGAGATCTATACTGCGTGCTGGGTGCGCTGGCCAATGCTGTATATATTATTTTGGCGGACCGTTTCACGAAGCGGGTGAACTCGGTCGCGTTAAGCATCTGGCAGATGGGATTCACAGGCATTCTGGCTCTTCTTATTTCAATGATTATTGAAGTTCCCCGCATTCCGGACACGATGGGATCGTGGATTTCCGTTCTCGGACTGGGCATTCTTTGCAGTGCGGCCGGCTATATGATGCAGACCGTTGCTCAGAAGTATACTACATCGACCCATGCCGGATTGATCTTTACTCTTGAGCCCGTATTTGCAGCGCTTTTTGCTTATATTTTTACAGGAGAGACCCTTTCTATGCGTGGTTACGCAGGCGCGGGACTTGTTTTGATCAGCATTATCATCATGGAAATCAATTTCAGAAAAATATCTGTTTCTTATTTTTTTCCCTCAAAGTCGATACTCCGTTTTATGAAAATCACACATTTTTTAAAAAAATTCAGAGATAGAAAGATAGTTAGGTAA
- the gerQ gene encoding spore coat protein GerQ, whose product MSTQFPPENWPYGASFNSQNGQGENDAFRQMSQPQQTGTGSFPFQGQFTTPAGTPAPPPQTLPFPFPAQTMPVPPTGAPGQPQIPTAPVLVEQSYIENILRLNLGKKASVYCTFEGNKEWNAKVFTGTVEAAGRDHVIIKDENSITRFLIPMVFVNYVTFEGPMNYSYPFAPPQPGGRP is encoded by the coding sequence ATGAGTACGCAATTTCCACCAGAAAATTGGCCGTATGGCGCTTCGTTCAATTCGCAAAATGGCCAGGGGGAAAACGACGCTTTCCGACAAATGTCGCAACCTCAGCAGACAGGTACCGGGTCTTTCCCTTTTCAGGGGCAGTTCACAACGCCTGCCGGAACGCCTGCTCCGCCGCCTCAAACGCTTCCCTTTCCGTTTCCGGCACAGACAATGCCCGTGCCGCCCACTGGAGCACCTGGCCAGCCCCAGATCCCAACCGCACCGGTTCTTGTCGAACAGTCTTATATTGAAAACATTTTAAGACTCAATCTTGGGAAAAAAGCTTCAGTGTATTGTACATTTGAAGGTAACAAAGAATGGAACGCCAAAGTGTTTACCGGAACCGTCGAAGCTGCGGGGCGCGACCATGTGATTATTAAAGACGAGAATTCGATCACCCGTTTTCTGATCCCGATGGTATTCGTCAATTACGTCACTTTCGAAGGGCCGATGAATTACAGTTACCCATTCGCGCCGCCGCAGCCGGGCGGAAGGCCATAA
- a CDS encoding cell wall hydrolase, with amino-acid sequence MPAIQFSSSDVSLLARLMRAEAEGDGQLGMLLVGNVGVNRVLGNCLDFRNITDVQQMVFQSPGGFEATQKGYFYQAARSQDRRLARRVLNGARFNPATNSLWFFQPPGACPPQWFNQWNSGRYKAHCFFSPTAAECPDVY; translated from the coding sequence ATGCCTGCTATTCAGTTTTCATCAAGCGATGTTTCACTGCTGGCCCGACTGATGCGGGCTGAAGCTGAAGGCGATGGCCAGCTCGGCATGTTGCTCGTCGGCAATGTCGGAGTCAACCGTGTACTCGGTAATTGCCTGGATTTTCGCAATATCACAGATGTTCAACAGATGGTCTTTCAAAGCCCGGGTGGATTTGAAGCCACGCAAAAAGGTTACTTCTATCAGGCGGCCCGGTCTCAGGATAGACGGCTCGCCCGGCGTGTGCTGAACGGTGCACGTTTCAATCCCGCGACCAATTCGCTCTGGTTTTTTCAGCCGCCGGGCGCCTGTCCGCCCCAATGGTTTAACCAGTGGAACTCCGGCCGCTATAAGGCACATTGCTTCTTTTCCCCAACAGCGGCCGAATGTCCCGATGTTTATTAG
- the pta gene encoding phosphate acetyltransferase → MADLFDKLEAEIKQNRPIIVFPESGDERVIAAVKKMAANGTVLPILIGKAEEADDEIKKLAGEQKILFRHPDTEKNMDYLIRELVARRKGKTDQTQATEWLRDPGYYGTMLVYAGEADGLVSGAVHSTASTVRPALQIIKAQPGKKRISGAFIMVRGEEEYVFADCGINISPDSETLAEIAVESAETAKLFGINPRIAMLSFSTKGSAKDPAIDNVTEAVRLAKARAPQLLIDGELQFDAAFVPEVAEKKAPGSPLKGRANVFIFPNIDAGNIGYKMVQRLGGFVAIGPVLQGLNKPVNDLSRGCNADDVYKLALITAKQALTVRSHQKV, encoded by the coding sequence ATGGCGGATTTATTTGACAAACTGGAGGCCGAAATAAAACAGAACAGGCCGATTATTGTTTTTCCGGAAAGCGGGGATGAACGCGTTATAGCCGCTGTGAAAAAGATGGCGGCAAATGGCACCGTTCTTCCAATCCTGATCGGAAAAGCTGAAGAAGCTGATGACGAAATAAAAAAGTTGGCAGGGGAACAGAAGATCCTGTTCAGACATCCTGATACAGAAAAAAATATGGATTACCTGATCCGTGAGCTCGTTGCACGCAGAAAAGGCAAAACGGATCAAACTCAGGCGACGGAGTGGCTTCGGGATCCTGGATATTATGGCACGATGCTCGTTTATGCTGGTGAAGCGGACGGCCTGGTCAGCGGTGCTGTCCATTCAACGGCATCAACCGTTCGCCCTGCTCTGCAGATTATCAAAGCCCAGCCTGGCAAGAAACGTATTTCCGGAGCATTTATCATGGTCCGCGGCGAAGAAGAATATGTGTTTGCAGACTGCGGCATTAATATCTCGCCTGACAGCGAAACGCTGGCAGAGATCGCGGTAGAGTCGGCTGAAACGGCCAAATTGTTTGGCATCAATCCAAGAATCGCAATGCTTAGTTTTTCCACTAAGGGATCGGCAAAAGATCCGGCGATCGATAATGTAACTGAAGCAGTCAGGCTGGCTAAAGCCAGGGCTCCCCAATTGCTTATTGACGGTGAGCTGCAGTTCGACGCGGCTTTTGTCCCCGAAGTTGCAGAAAAGAAAGCGCCGGGTTCACCGCTAAAAGGGCGGGCCAACGTCTTTATTTTTCCGAATATCGATGCCGGCAATATCGGTTATAAAATGGTTCAGCGCCTCGGCGGATTTGTTGCGATCGGTCCCGTGCTTCAGGGACTGAACAAACCGGTCAACGACCTGTCACGCGGCTGCAATGCCGATGATGTATACAAGCTCGCACTAATCACAGCGAAGCAGGCTCTGACCGTGCGCAGCCATCAGAAAGTCTGA
- a CDS encoding GntR family transcriptional regulator — translation MAESFNTSAPIYLQLCERIKNKIIRGEISSGERLPSVRDLAIDSGVNPNTVQRTYRELEDTGVVEKRRGQGTFVTDDQEILQQMRDELKEKHISGFVREMNEMGYTKAEMLEGLQAYFVKKEEKQ, via the coding sequence ATGGCTGAGTCATTCAACACGTCAGCTCCGATCTATCTACAGCTTTGTGAACGCATCAAGAACAAAATCATACGCGGAGAGATCAGTTCCGGTGAGCGCCTGCCTTCAGTGCGCGATCTGGCGATTGATTCAGGTGTAAACCCCAACACGGTGCAGAGGACTTATCGTGAACTGGAGGATACGGGGGTTGTGGAAAAACGGAGAGGGCAAGGCACATTTGTCACAGACGATCAGGAAATTCTTCAGCAGATGAGGGATGAACTGAAAGAAAAGCATATATCCGGTTTTGTCCGTGAAATGAACGAGATGGGCTACACAAAAGCAGAGATGCTGGAAGGTCTTCAAGCTTATTTTGTGAAAAAGGAGGAAAAACAATGA
- a CDS encoding ABC transporter ATP-binding protein: MIQLEDVSKRYLTKKALKGISFQIEPGHIIGLIGSNGSGKSTTLKLISGLICPTRGTVLVDGQMANRRICSKVAYLSELDSYYSFFTVKQTVDFYNQTFSDFNREKAEEMLDFMKLDRSQKVKHLSKGNRGRLKIVVTLARDAPFILMDEPLSGLDPMVRQSIVKSLISFIDLEKQTVILTTHELQEIEPLLDTVILIKDGAILDVKRVEDIRSKENLNLVDWMVKKYGQ, encoded by the coding sequence ATGATTCAACTCGAAGATGTTTCTAAGCGCTATTTGACAAAAAAAGCTCTTAAAGGTATTAGTTTCCAGATTGAGCCCGGGCATATCATCGGATTAATCGGATCGAACGGCAGCGGGAAATCGACAACACTGAAACTAATTTCCGGCCTGATCTGCCCCACTAGGGGAACAGTACTCGTCGACGGACAGATGGCAAACCGCCGGATCTGCAGCAAAGTCGCCTATCTTTCGGAACTGGACAGCTATTATTCTTTTTTTACCGTGAAGCAGACTGTCGACTTTTACAATCAGACCTTCAGTGACTTCAACCGGGAAAAAGCGGAAGAAATGCTCGATTTTATGAAGCTCGACCGCAGCCAGAAAGTGAAACATCTGTCCAAAGGGAACCGCGGCCGGTTGAAAATTGTGGTCACGCTGGCCCGTGATGCGCCGTTCATCCTGATGGACGAACCGCTCTCCGGTCTGGATCCGATGGTGCGCCAATCCATTGTCAAAAGCCTGATTTCGTTTATTGACCTGGAAAAGCAGACTGTGATTCTGACTACTCACGAGCTGCAGGAAATTGAACCGCTGCTTGATACGGTAATTTTAATTAAGGATGGCGCGATTCTGGATGTGAAGCGTGTCGAGGACATCCGCAGCAAGGAAAATCTTAATCTGGTGGATTGGATGGTGAAAAAATATGGCCAGTAA
- a CDS encoding ABC transporter ATP-binding protein gives MASNTELQKKPAVKLEHVTKKFGSKTVIDDLSFEIYGGEVFGFLGPNGAGKTTTIRMIVGLMRMTHGNIFIQGHSIKNEFKQAMRQVGAIVENPEMYKFLTGYQNLVHYARMIPGIGRERIMEVVKLVDLEDRINEKVKKYSLGMRQRLGVAQALLHRPSVLILDEPTNGLDPQGIHDLRNYLHELSRTEGVAVIVSSHLLSEMQQMCDRIGIIKKGKMIGVETVSDFMEEGSGKVRFSVDNGQAAAQAIKENLSLDAVSVEAEAIELAIGHEQIPEVVGTLVTGNVKIYGVVPVTQSLEDRFLEVTGGKGIG, from the coding sequence ATGGCCAGTAATACTGAACTGCAGAAAAAACCTGCGGTGAAGCTGGAACATGTTACGAAGAAATTCGGCAGCAAGACTGTGATTGACGATCTGAGCTTCGAAATCTACGGTGGTGAAGTTTTTGGCTTTCTCGGACCGAATGGTGCCGGCAAGACGACGACAATCCGAATGATTGTCGGCCTGATGCGAATGACGCATGGCAATATTTTTATTCAAGGGCACAGCATCAAAAATGAATTCAAACAGGCGATGCGTCAGGTCGGTGCAATCGTCGAGAATCCGGAAATGTACAAATTCCTGACCGGCTATCAGAATCTGGTGCATTACGCGCGGATGATCCCCGGAATCGGCAGGGAGCGGATCATGGAGGTCGTCAAACTTGTTGATCTGGAAGATAGAATCAATGAAAAGGTGAAAAAATATTCTTTGGGTATGCGGCAGAGGCTCGGCGTCGCCCAGGCTTTGCTCCACCGCCCTTCCGTACTGATTCTTGACGAACCAACGAACGGGCTCGATCCGCAGGGCATCCATGATCTGCGCAATTATCTGCATGAACTTTCCCGCACGGAAGGCGTCGCGGTGATCGTTTCCAGCCACCTGTTGTCGGAAATGCAGCAAATGTGCGACCGCATCGGTATTATCAAAAAAGGCAAAATGATTGGCGTTGAAACAGTCAGCGATTTTATGGAAGAAGGTAGCGGGAAAGTCCGTTTCAGCGTTGACAACGGGCAGGCGGCCGCGCAGGCTATTAAAGAAAACCTGTCGCTTGACGCTGTATCCGTTGAGGCAGAAGCTATCGAACTTGCTATTGGCCATGAACAAATTCCGGAAGTTGTCGGGACGCTGGTGACTGGAAATGTGAAAATCTATGGTGTCGTTCCGGTTACTCAATCGCTGGAAGACAGATTTCTAGAAGTGACTGGAGGGAAGGGCATTGGCTAA
- a CDS encoding ABC transporter permease, whose product MANFLGLVQNENMKIYRRGSAKVFAIILIGLLLLGALVVKLNEPSHPAKDTHWQQSLRQQNTQYQQALTQMKKNDSYQNYYKSQIAINQYRIDHNLQPAQRMTLWSFVANSTSMMVLVISIFTIIVVSNSIASEFNTGTIKLLMIRPISRTEILLSKYISSLLFSIMCLVVLFIFSWLIGGLFFGFSGANEVHLSYTNGVVHESSWILATWGNYLLDGVQLIMMVTLAGVISAIFRNGGLAIGLTIFLMMGSNTILAFISQYDWVKYVLFTNLDLNQYYNGQQMRNDMSLGFSLIVLAAYYLIFAVAGWLFYTKRDIKA is encoded by the coding sequence TTGGCTAATTTTCTCGGACTTGTACAAAATGAAAATATGAAAATTTATCGCAGAGGTTCGGCAAAAGTTTTTGCAATTATTCTGATCGGTTTGCTTCTTCTGGGCGCGCTGGTGGTCAAATTGAATGAACCGAGTCACCCGGCGAAAGATACCCACTGGCAGCAAAGCCTGCGTCAGCAAAACACGCAGTATCAGCAGGCGCTGACGCAGATGAAGAAAAATGATTCTTATCAAAACTATTATAAAAGCCAGATCGCGATCAATCAGTACCGGATCGATCACAATCTTCAACCCGCTCAGCGAATGACCTTATGGAGTTTTGTAGCAAATTCAACATCGATGATGGTTCTTGTCATCAGTATTTTCACGATTATTGTTGTATCCAATTCAATTGCGAGCGAATTTAATACCGGGACAATTAAGCTTTTGATGATACGCCCGATATCCAGAACGGAAATTCTGCTCTCCAAATATATTTCATCACTTCTGTTTTCCATTATGTGCCTCGTGGTACTGTTTATTTTTTCCTGGCTGATCGGCGGCCTGTTCTTCGGGTTCAGCGGGGCAAATGAAGTTCATCTCAGTTACACGAATGGGGTGGTGCACGAAAGCAGCTGGATTCTTGCCACTTGGGGAAATTATTTGCTGGATGGTGTTCAGCTCATCATGATGGTGACACTGGCGGGTGTGATTTCGGCCATATTCCGCAACGGTGGACTTGCCATTGGCCTGACGATTTTTCTGATGATGGGTTCAAATACAATCTTAGCTTTTATTAGCCAGTATGACTGGGTTAAATACGTGCTGTTTACGAATTTGGATCTGAACCAGTATTATAACGGCCAGCAAATGCGCAATGATATGTCGCTCGGTTTTTCGCTGATCGTTCTTGCCGCCTATTATCTAATTTTTGCGGTTGCCGGCTGGCTGTTCTATACGAAACGGGATATTAAAGCATAA
- a CDS encoding L,D-transpeptidase: protein MNFSKKSSCILLSLFLIMGMTACSPSGVGGGKAVSHPQQEKKTPSSAGKKTASKKAEAPKSVPVNWNAPSGGAYPVLKKGENIWLDVSVSKQRVYVKNGNQTLYTMVASTGLDNGPDTTTPLGTYHIQAERGTWFYAPQYKEGAEYWVSWKNHGEFLFHSVPMDKNKHVLKADAEKLGREEDSHGCIHLTIPDAKWIYENIPFNTKVVIHK, encoded by the coding sequence ATGAATTTTAGTAAAAAGAGCAGCTGTATCCTGTTGTCCCTTTTTTTAATTATGGGTATGACAGCATGCTCGCCTTCCGGTGTTGGAGGCGGAAAAGCCGTCTCTCATCCGCAACAGGAGAAAAAGACACCGTCTTCTGCCGGAAAGAAGACAGCATCTAAAAAAGCAGAAGCACCAAAATCTGTTCCGGTGAACTGGAATGCGCCTTCCGGGGGCGCGTATCCCGTGCTGAAGAAGGGTGAAAATATCTGGCTCGATGTCTCGGTCAGCAAGCAAAGGGTCTATGTCAAAAACGGCAATCAGACGCTCTATACAATGGTTGCTTCCACCGGCCTCGATAATGGGCCGGACACAACAACTCCCTTAGGTACGTATCATATTCAGGCCGAGCGGGGAACATGGTTTTACGCGCCGCAATATAAAGAAGGCGCCGAATATTGGGTCTCATGGAAGAACCATGGGGAATTCCTGTTTCACAGTGTGCCGATGGATAAAAATAAACATGTGCTCAAAGCAGACGCTGAAAAACTGGGGCGAGAGGAAGACTCTCATGGATGCATCCACCTGACCATTCCTGACGCCAAGTGGATCTACGAAAATATTCCTTTCAATACGAAAGTGGTCATCCACAAGTAA
- a CDS encoding lipoate--protein ligase family protein has translation MSLLDQPVWRVFDQSSLGSHFDGRQSFALDDTLCESVGSGASACAARLWVHQQTVMLGIQDTRLPYLHDALDALKQAGFSYVARNSGGLAVVLDDGVLNLSLIFSERDKPLSIDEPFQAMAGFIERVLNPFGITFETGEIAHSYCPGRYDLSAGGRKFAGISQRRVRGGVAVQIYLCVSGSGPARAELIRTFYKKGLQGEATRFNYPDIDPHVMASLQEMSGLKLNVPQIASAVLKTLQMSGKVIGSSLSDRESRLFGNYYERMIHRNEKAFGNFG, from the coding sequence ATGTCTCTGCTTGATCAGCCGGTCTGGCGTGTGTTTGATCAGTCCTCGCTAGGCAGTCATTTTGACGGCAGGCAGTCGTTTGCGCTGGATGATACGCTTTGCGAATCCGTCGGCTCCGGTGCATCAGCCTGTGCGGCAAGGCTGTGGGTCCATCAGCAAACCGTGATGCTTGGCATTCAGGATACACGTCTGCCTTATCTTCACGACGCACTTGATGCGCTGAAACAGGCAGGATTCAGCTATGTCGCAAGGAATTCAGGCGGCCTGGCCGTGGTTCTCGATGACGGTGTGCTGAATCTTTCATTGATTTTTTCAGAACGGGACAAACCTCTGTCGATTGACGAGCCCTTTCAGGCAATGGCCGGTTTTATTGAAAGAGTGTTGAATCCATTCGGAATTACTTTTGAAACAGGTGAAATTGCCCACTCATATTGCCCCGGGCGCTACGATTTGAGTGCAGGCGGGCGTAAGTTTGCCGGAATCTCGCAGCGCCGGGTCCGCGGCGGGGTTGCCGTTCAAATTTATCTGTGCGTCAGCGGGAGCGGGCCGGCGCGCGCAGAACTGATCCGCACCTTTTACAAAAAAGGGCTTCAGGGTGAAGCCACTCGTTTCAACTATCCGGATATTGACCCGCACGTCATGGCCTCCCTGCAAGAGATGAGCGGATTAAAGCTGAACGTGCCTCAGATCGCCTCTGCAGTTCTAAAAACCCTGCAGATGTCCGGCAAAGTCATCGGATCGTCCCTTTCCGACCGGGAAAGCCGCCTGTTCGGCAATTATTATGAACGGATGATTCACCGGAATGAAAAAGCATTCGGAAATTTTGGCTAA
- a CDS encoding aldo/keto reductase encodes MVTSINDTVKLNNGVEMPQHGFGVYLITDQNQARAAIDKALDSGYRAFDTAEFYKNEALLGKLLRESGFQRSDLFITTKIANSLQGYDSTLKAIDQSLRDLQIEQIEQIDLLLIHWPSKKHFFETWKAFEKLYDEKLVRAIGVSNFEIHHLERLATKANVKPAVNQMEIHPYFTQATLRNYLKKQDIAAEAWSPLGRGAVLGDETIGKIAEKYGQSPAQVIIRWHLQSGTIVIPKSQTPKRIAQNANVYGFSLTDDEMRMIDALDRKDGRNGPVPDEKYEEI; translated from the coding sequence ATGGTTACATCAATTAATGACACAGTGAAGCTCAATAATGGCGTAGAGATGCCGCAGCATGGCTTCGGTGTCTATCTGATTACAGATCAGAATCAAGCGAGGGCAGCGATTGACAAGGCGCTGGACTCGGGATACCGTGCGTTTGACACAGCGGAGTTTTACAAAAATGAAGCATTGCTGGGCAAACTGCTGCGCGAGTCCGGTTTTCAGCGAAGCGATCTGTTCATTACGACAAAAATTGCCAATTCTTTGCAGGGTTATGACAGCACACTGAAAGCGATCGACCAGTCACTGAGAGATTTGCAGATCGAACAGATCGAACAGATCGACCTGCTCCTTATCCACTGGCCGAGCAAGAAACACTTTTTTGAGACATGGAAGGCATTTGAGAAACTGTATGATGAAAAACTTGTCCGTGCCATCGGTGTCAGTAATTTCGAAATTCATCACCTTGAAAGACTGGCAACGAAGGCCAACGTTAAGCCTGCTGTTAATCAGATGGAAATCCACCCTTATTTCACTCAGGCGACATTGCGTAATTATCTGAAAAAGCAGGATATTGCCGCTGAAGCATGGAGCCCGCTCGGACGCGGTGCAGTGCTTGGCGATGAAACAATCGGGAAGATTGCTGAGAAATACGGCCAATCACCGGCGCAGGTGATCATCCGTTGGCATCTTCAAAGCGGCACGATTGTTATTCCCAAATCGCAGACACCGAAACGGATTGCCCAGAATGCCAATGTCTATGGCTTCTCGCTGACCGACGATGAGATGCGGATGATCGATGCACTCGACCGCAAAGATGGGCGCAATGGCCCGGTTCCGGACGAAAAATATGAGGAGATCTAA